One Vicia villosa cultivar HV-30 ecotype Madison, WI linkage group LG5, Vvil1.0, whole genome shotgun sequence genomic window, ACTTACATTCTTCCATGGGTTTATAGTGCTtcacaataaaatattaaatttagtaAAAATTGACAGTCAATCAACAAGCTTtcatagctcagttggttagagcACCCGTTTAGTAAGCGGGAGGTCATGAGTTCAACTCTCATTGAAAGCATAAATTTtggttttttctcttttttccatgttttcttttgttgttttctcTTGCTTCTTTCATGCTATGAATTTAGTGATTATTATTATGTAACATTCCAATTCAAAATAACGTTTCATCAAATTGAAAACTTGTAAAATTTTATTACATGGGTTGGTAAAATCAAACCATATTTATTGATAGTAACAAACAATTATATACATGAGAAATCAATATCTCTTTCTAAGTCCAAAAGCAGTGCAGAAGATTTAAAACaatctcattctcattcaaattaCTATGATTTGATTGAGACAAGAGGAGGAGGAAGTAACTCAAGATATGTTTTACTTTTTTCACCAAAGCTACCAATGCATTTTGTGTCACCCCTTCCATGCCAAGTACCATCTTGTACATTGTTCATCTCCAATGTTCTAGACTCCTACATcatattaaaaacaaaacaaaaaaaatcaatactAAGAAAGATTACTCCAATTATATTATGCACAAACTGAATTTGGAAAATGACCTGAGATAATGTACAACAAGGACATGCAAAATGGTAAGCACAATCATCCAATGAACTTTCACTACCCTTGATGTTGAATTTCTTTCTTATGAGTGTGCGGAAAAATCCTAAATACACACCAACAGAAATAATGAGGGAAAGAGAAATATAGAGAAAGCAGTGATGTCTTGTGACAACATAGGCAATGAAGTTCACAAAAGCACCAATAGCAAGAATCATGTAAATTGCTgcctgcaaaataaaacaaagaaacttcaaaTTTCATCATAACCAATATTTGAGTCATCTTTGACTAATTTTCAATAAACAATAGTATGTATAATATACCTGAATGTAACATGAACCAAAACCAGCTCTCTTCATGTTCTTCCCAAATCGATAGCAAGGACAACTATAATATATAACACAAGAAAATGTTTAATGTTATCAtcacaaaaaaatttaataaaaaatggcctaaaaaatgaatgaaaattgcTTACAATGTTGATTCAATAGCAATGCGACgatgatcaaagaaatcaaaAAGTTCACCTTCCCACATCCTCAAAACCCCACCAAAAACCTCattctcatcatcttcttcttcatccacgGTTCCTACATTCCCCCATCTTCCTTGAGAAGCTTTCAAAGCTACAGAGGAACACAATACATCAAAATCCAAAACTGCAACATTTTCTAGCaaattctcttcctcttctacATTTCTCTCTTGTTTCTCCAAATCTTCCATAACAATTATACTTTAATATTCTCTTCTCCTCCTTTTTGTTATTTATACGAAATCAAAATTTGCTTGTTATTATAGGATTGTTGAGTatggaaaaatatataaaagaacatgtatatataaaaaacaaGATAAGATAAGGACGATGCTTTTGTTGTTGTCGTTGGTGTTGGTGTGTGTGACAAATTCATGAATCTTTTGAGTTGTTGTGGGACCTAATATATGTTTCCATTATAAGGGATGTAGCTGTTGCCACGTGTAgcatatttttattgttattataataaataacaataatattattattaggtaAGTTGTTTTTCCCATACTTTATTCttatatttgtattatttatCTCCACAATAATTGAGAAATTGATTATACTTTATTTCTAGTTTTTTTAGTGGGTatactaatatttaaataattattttggttttttttttattttaccgTAATTTATTTTAAGTAATAACTAATTAGATACTCGTATGTCtctacaaataaatatatttgatacaatataaaatatattttgatatatatatgTAATTTGAGAAGagttaattagttaaaaataaaCAGTgattatataaactcaattgcATTAAATATGTATTGTATTGATAGTGACTTGTGAAATGGAGAATTAGTTGTTTACATGGATATTGAGCTTATCTATTTGATAATgatcataaaaatttaattaatattaattaaaaataaaataggtattgtgATAATTGTGACATGTGAAATAAAAAGTTAGTTTTTTGCATGACTCGAAAGTATTATTCAATTTAATatggtataaaatatatttagatatacaagtaaatttgaaatgagttacTTAATCCTAAAATGAACAATTatcatataaactcaattgtactaaatagttgtagaaaaataaaaaaaggaactCGTAatatggagaaagaaaaaaaaaggaaattttgacatttggaaaaaaagtttttatctctcaaatgaagacaattgttgattaaaataaatagaaattgtCATGATAGTGACCTGTGATATGGAAAGTTAGTTGTCTGCCCTGCTATTGAGTATTATCCAATTTCatacgatataaaatatatttagatacacatataaatttgaaatgaatgatttaattgtaaaatgaacaataatcgtataaactcaattaaaatttattaaaaataaaatagatattatgttgatagtgacccgtgagaaaGTTAGTTATCTGAATTACTATTGAATATTATCTTATTTGAtatgttataaaatatatttagatacaCTTGTAAATATGAAGcgagttatttaattgtaaaatgaacaataatgaTAGAAACTCAATTAATGTTGCTTAAAAAATAGCTGGTGAAGCGTCAGAGGAGCAAATGTCTGGTGTTGTTGATATTCTTAATAGATTCTGTAAGATGTCAGGGCATGAGATTAGTAACGAGAAATCCAGCTTGATGTATTCTAGGAATGTGTTTCGTGGTATGCGAAATAAGTTGACGAGTATTGCAAAATTCCGAGAAACTGACAGCTTTGGGAAGTACCTCAGAGTGCCGCTAAGTGGGAAAGCTTTGAGAAGCAAGGACTTTCAGTATATTCTGGAGCAGGTGGAGGGTAGCCTTGCAAGTTGGAAAACTAACGTATTGTCTTTTGCAGGTAGAGTTACGTTGGCGAAATCAGTAGTGGAAGCTATCACGACATATGCTATGATGATGAATATCCTTCCTACCTCTTGTATTAAGGAAATTCAAAGAGTTTAGCGGAACTTCATTTGGGGTGATACTAGTAATAAGAAGAAGATCCATTCGATTAATTGGGATATAGTTATGTAACCGAAAGGAGTGACTTAGGTTTGAGGAAGTTGGATATTATGAATAAATCTTGCTTCATGAAGCTAAGTTGGGGTCTGTTGAATAATTCTCAAGATTTATGGTGCAAAGTTTTGAAAGGTTTGTACCTAGCTAATGATACACAACAATTGTGCAAGTATAGGAACCAAGACTCCAGCCTTTGGAGGGCTTTGTATAATTTGATGTCGGAAATTATTTGTACTGGAGTTTGGAGTATTGGGGCGGGTGAGAAGATTGACGCTTGGGATGATTGTTGGATTGCCCCAGGCTTGCGCATAGCAGTTATAGTTATCAGCATACCGGAGGAATTGCGTGGGATGCGAATTCAACAATTGACGGGTAGTGATGGAGAGTGGGACTGGATGCTATTAAAGGATTGGCTTCCTGCTGATACTCTTATTAGGATAAGAGCTATTGTTCCACCGAACCAGCATGGAGGAGAAGATAAGTTTATGCTAGTTGGATACGGAGATGGTTTTTATTCGGTCAAAGCCATGTATCAGTCATTATCCGAATCTAGCAGTGTGGAGGAGAATAAATACTGGGAGTATATTTGGAAACTGAGAATTCCAGAAAGAATAAGGTGCTTTTTATGGGTAGTTTATCATGAGAAACTAATGACTAACATGAACAAAAGCAAGAGAGGTTTAGGTACTGCAACTTGTAATATATGTGGGCATGTGTTTGGAAATAGTATGCATGCTTTGAGGGATTGAGGCAAAGCTCGAAAGGTTTGGAATGCTCTGAGTCCTACGGTATACGTTAAAGATTTCTTCAAGCAACGGGATTTTATGGCGTGGTTTGAAGGTAATATGAAGTCGTACCTTTTGATCCTGGGAATTTCATTAAACAGAAGGTTAATGAGTATGAACATGCAAGCGTGATGGTAAAGTATGTGAGTGGTAATTTGAATAGTGATCATAATATCTCTTGGTGTCCTCCGCGTAAGTTTTGGGTAATGATGAATTCAGATAGTGCTTGTAGAGACAATAAAGCGGCTGGCTGTGGAGGGTTAATTCGAAATCATCTTGGAGATTGGCTGGGTGGTTTTTCTAAGAGCTTGGGCAAGTGTACTCCTTTTATGACAGAGTTATGTGGAGTGTTTGAAGGGTTAAAACTTTCTATCGATCTTGGCTATCTCAATGTGGATATAAATGTTGATTCTACTATGGTGGTGGAAGCGGTTGAGAATGGGAGGTCTATGCATATAGGTTGTGTGGGGATCCTTGACAAGATTAAAGTTCTTATGGCTAAGCTAGAAGGTGTTTCTATTAGTCACTCGTTTAGAGAAACTAATAGGTGCGCTGAGACTCTGGCTTCTGTTGGATGCAATGATAACTCGGAGATTGTGATTTATAATTCTCCTCCTGATTGTATTTCTAGGTTTTTAGTTGAGGATACTCGTGGGGTGTCCTCTGATAGGTTTTTCCCTCCTTAGTTTTTTCTCTCTTGGGCCATTGGCCCTCTTtgtaatcaaaaaataaaataaaatagatattgtgttgatagttATCCGTGAGATGAAAAATTAGTTGTCTCCACGATTATTAAAAATTATCCAATTTGATacggtataaaatatatttagatatacatataaattttaaataaattatttaattgtaaaatgaacaTTGAGCATATATACTCAATTGTATTGAATaactatttaaaaagaaaaaaacaagaatTTGTGAGATggagaataaaaaaatatatttaaagataaagattttgtttctcaaataaaaataattgttgattaaaaataaaatatgtattgtgTTGAGATTACGTGGATATTGAGTCTTatccaatttaataaaataatatttttaacattTCCTCAGAACTCACAGTATTCTGACTCAGAACTCACAGTATTCTGACTTTGATAAGTTCATATGGAAGGCTGATATTCTTAGTCTTGCTGAAATCACAACTCTTCAGCATGTAAAATAACCTTtcctatttattttctttatttgatatctgcattattttaacattttttcaACTCTTCATTCCATAGGAGGAACCTGTGTAACTGTTGCTAAGTTGGAAAAATCTGAGGTTGGCCAGGCTGGGTGGTATTATGATGGGTGTGGTCAGTGTACAAAGAGTGTATCTCTTAAAGATGGAAAATTGAAGTGCTATGTGAATCACATAACTGAAAAACCGGTTCCCAAGTATCAAAATTACATTATTATTTTAtagctttttcaaaaaaaatattttgtttatgtgCAGCTTGAAACTATGTTCTTTAAACCATATTTGCTATAGGTTTAAGCTTGAAGTGATGGGAACTGATGGGAAGTTCAAGGCACGATTTGTCTTTTGGGACATTGATTGTGTGAAGTTAATTGGAAAATCTGCTTTACAAATTAAAATTGAACTAATTGAGGTATAGTTTATTCAGCATATAATTTTTTAGTTGGCTTGATATCTGTTattaaatctaattatttattttaggCCGGTGAAGACAATCCCTTTGAATTCTCGATTTAACTTGATGCAATGTTGACAAAAAAGTTGGCTATTAGAGTTGTTTTTCAGCCAAAGTTTAACAAGCTATCAGTAATTGGTTTCAAAGATGATGATGAAACACGTAAAAAGATACGTGACAGCTTCAAATGAGAAGAGGTGTGTTTTATTTGCATTCTATTTTAGTTTGTTCATTAAACATTACCTTATGACAAATGACTGATTTTAATTGAACGGGAAACTATTGGCAGCATATATCGAAGCTTGGAGATTCGGAGCCTTCGTCACAAGACGATAACAAGAGTTTTTTTGTACGTACATTGTTTCAATTTCAAATTAGATTTAGTTTCACATTACaccctgatatatatatatatatatatatatatatatatatatatatatatatatatatatatatatatatatatatatatatatatatatatgtgtatgtatgtatatatctTTATTTACCAAAACAATTTAAATgtgtttggttgtttaatgtctTTATTTACATTTCATTCCTGTTGATGCAGACATGTTATGCTGAGGCTGTTTAAGATTTATGTTTCAGAATTACTATTTATTATCAATTCCTACTTCAATTTAATTTCGCATCTTTGATTTTCAATTATCTTTGTTACATTGTATCTTTACTTGCTTTATATTCCTCTTCTTAACTTTACCATAAATGTGTTCTACagtttagtttttaaattaagaactttattctAAAATATGTATGCATGTTGTCAATGTAATAATCATActcttaataattttattattaatatatatgcaTGTTGTCAAATacttgttttttttaacaaagaaaaaataatgcATGAAATGATTAATATATATGCACGTTATCAAATACTTGCTTGAAAATATATTCTTATAATTAGTCTATATCAAAGGAAAATATGTTACACTTCTTTATAATTGTTTCACTCAAcaaaccatttaattatattgttcTTCATTGAAAACCCATACTCAACCTAACTGAATCTCTAAATATCTGGATTTTATAACCAAACTAAATCTCTGGCTTTTACAATGTTACTTCAACTCATACACACCTTTTTTTATTTCACATCTAACATCTATCAATAGAATATGAATAACACTTATGAACTGCACAACTTCAAACATACTTAACTAATAACCAAAATCAAAACATTTGGAAACAAAGTTAGCTTCATTATATTAATAACAAAGGGTAACATTACAAACCAATTAAACAACGTACAACTCATAACAAGGAAAGTAAATATCACAAACAATACACATTACATTCCTGTGGCATTCAAACATTGTTCTTTCAGCGACGACGAGACAACCTCACATACAATATTTCTTTTTCAGAGTTATAATGAAAGAACATCGTATCTCCCACCATTAGCTTTTTTTTCTTTCGCATATGCGTACCATCCATCTCCCACATACATCTCTACATATTTTCTCTTTGATTTAATTATCTTATATTCATAAACAGCATGTGTATCTAGGTCGATCAGTAAGCATTGAGTGATGTCAGGTCTTAAAGCCTTATTATTATTTGTATTCAAGTTCATTGTTTTTTTTAAGAAActtattttggaattttttaactTATCTGAATTATATTATGTTGCGTTTTACATTCCAAACACATGATATTCTAAtttgataaatgattataagtTATATAACTCTATCAATATTATCCAACTAAATATATGGTGTCGTATTAAACAATTTAGTGTGTTCTGATACATGTAATATAAATACAGTCCAGACctgtgcgatagcacgggttacTTACTAGTATTTTATTAAAAACTAGTGTGAAACCCGTGCCTCCGCACGAGTTCTGG contains:
- the LOC131607533 gene encoding uncharacterized protein LOC131607533; the protein is MEDLEKQERNVEEEENLLENVAVLDFDVLCSSVALKASQGRWGNVGTVDEEEDDENEVFGGVLRMWEGELFDFFDHRRIAIESTFCPCYRFGKNMKRAGFGSCYIQAAIYMILAIGAFVNFIAYVVTRHHCFLYISLSLIISVGVYLGFFRTLIRKKFNIKGSESSLDDCAYHFACPCCTLSQESRTLEMNNVQDGTWHGRGDTKCIGSFGEKSKTYLELLPPPLVSIKS